One region of Sus scrofa isolate TJ Tabasco breed Duroc chromosome 3, Sscrofa11.1, whole genome shotgun sequence genomic DNA includes:
- the NT5DC4 gene encoding LOW QUALITY PROTEIN: 5'-nucleotidase domain-containing protein 4 (The sequence of the model RefSeq protein was modified relative to this genomic sequence to represent the inferred CDS: inserted 1 base in 1 codon; substituted 1 base at 1 genomic stop codon), which translates to MASVDRGEPRVARGEPQTVEQDWHWWIFVNRSLALGNICCFGFDMDYTLAAYKSPAYEMLTFELLLERLVCIGYPHEILRYSYDPTFPTRGLVFDALYGNLLKVDAHGNVLLGTQGFTFLSEAEIWGFYPSKFIQRDDXARFHVLNTLFNLPETYLYACLVDFSGCSRYINCDTGYQHGNLFMSFXSLFQDVTDAMDNVHQSLCSLLRGCLKEKTLENLEKYVEKDVSGHRPGGIPILLGKMKEVGKVFLATNSSYNYTDAIMTYLFGTGEAGATARPWSSYFDLIVVDMQKPRFFAEGTVLRQVNTDSDKLRVDTYTGPHQHCAIYSGCSSDVVCKLLGVRGKDILYIGDHILVDILKSKKRQGWWTCLVVPELSRELGIWIQEKERMEELKRLDVHLADLYQHMDGSSYDLQLLNSTKREIWRVTRELDLSYSTMGSLFRCGFRQMLFSSQLMRYADLYTATCLNFLHHPLSSLFRAPQELAEGQERDEDQEGCLGAA; encoded by the exons ATGGCCAGCGTGGACAGGGGAGAGCCAAGGGTGGCCCGAGGGGAGCCGCAGACCGTGGAGCAGGACTGGCACTGGTG GATTTTTGTCAACCGCAGCCTGGCACTGGGGAATATCTGCTGCTTCGGCTTTGACATGGACTACACTCTGGCTG CCTACAAGTCCCCGGCCTACGAGATGCTGACCTTCGAGCTGCTGCTGGAGCGTCTGGTGTGCATCGGATACCCGCATGAGATCCTGCGCTACTCCTACGACCCCACCTTCCCCA CCAGGGGACTGGTGTTTGATGCTCTCTACGGAAACCTGCTGAAGGTGGATGCCCACGGGAACGTGCTGCTGGGCACCCAAGGCTTTACCTTCCTCTCGGA GGCAGAGATATGGGGCTTCTACCCCAGCAAGTTCATTCAGAGGGACG CTGCGCGTTTCCATGTTCTCAACACACTCTTCAACCTGCCGG AAACCTACCTGTACGCCTGCCTGGTGGACTTCTCTGGCTGCTCCCGATATATCAA CTGTGACACTGGCTATCAGCATGGGAACCTCTTCATGTCCTTCTGAAGCCTCTTCCAGGATGTGACAGATGCCATGGATAATGTCCATCAGTCG ctctgctccctcctGCGGGGCTGTCTCAAGGAGAAGACCCTGGAGAACTTGGAGAAGTATGTGGAGAAGGATGTGAGTGGCCACAGACCAGG GGGAATCCCCATCCTGCTGGGCAAGATGAAGGAGGTTGGGAAAGTGTTCCTGGCCACCAACAGCAGCTACAACTACActgat GCCATCATGACCTACCTGTTTGGCACTGGTGAG GCCGGGGCCACAGCCAGGCCCTGGAGTTCCTACTTTGACCTGATTGTGGTGGACATGCAGAAGCCACGTTTCTTTGCGGAGGGAACGGTGCTGAGACAGGTCAACACG GACTCAGACAAACTCCGCGTCGACACCTACACCGGGCCCCACCAGCACTGTGCCATCTACTCTGGAT GCTCATCGGATGTGGTATGCAAATTGCTCGGGGTGCGGGGGAAGGACATCCTGTACATTGGTGACCACATCTTGGTGGACATCCTCAAGTCCAAGAAGCGGCAGGGCTGGTGGACTTGCCTGGTGGTTCCTGAGCTGTCCCGGGAGCTGGGCATCTGGATCCAAGAGAAGG AGAGAATGGAGGAGCTGAAGAGGCTGGATGTGCACCTGGCTGACCTGTACCA GCACATGGATGGAAGCAGTTATGACCTTCAACTCCTCAACTCCACCAAGAGAGAGATTTGG AGAGTCACCCGGGAGCTGGACCTGAGCTATAGCACGATGGGCAGCCTGTTCCGCTGTGGCTTCCGCCAGATGCTCTTCTCCAGCCAGCTGATGCGCTACGCTGACCTCTATACAGCCACCTGCCTCAACTTCCTGCACCACCCGCTCAGCTCGCTGTTCCGGGCGCCCCAGGAGCTG GCTGAAGGCCAAGAGAGAGACGAGGACCAGGAGGGCTGCCTGGGGGCTGCGTGA